The Candidatus Paracaedimonas acanthamoebae genome window below encodes:
- a CDS encoding efflux RND transporter permease subunit yields the protein MKLPELCIRRPVLTLVLNFLILLVGSISYTRLAVREYPNIDEPVVTVETIYQGASAEIIESQITQPLEETLAGIDGLNILTSISRPEISQITLRFRITKPPEAAANDVRDRVSRSRNKLPDGIEEPTIAKVEADAQPIIYLAFSSDRFSPLQISDYADRYVKPRLQNIDGISEARLIGERKYAMRIWLDPLKLAALKLTPDDVIASLSSQNLEVPAGRIENTKREFTVLVNSDLATPDQFNKLVLKNINGFAVTLKDVGYAQLGPEDERIIARFMGNQAIAIGIVKQATANPLTISQEVQNALHTLRTLLPEGMHVDVAYDTSVFIDRSIKEVYKTILEAVILVVLVIFLFLRNFRSILIPLVTIPISLIGALTLMYMFGFTINTLTLLAIVLAIGLVVDDAIVMLENIYHHIEKGISPLKAALIGSREITYSIIAMTITLAAVYTPMAFSQGRTGKLFIEFALTLAGAVLVSGFVALTLSPMMCSRLLHQIKDEGKFSLWIENHLQKLRNSYEKWLLISVNHRAYVLGIAGAIFIGCGVLFHMTPSELAPLEDRGTIIGIGVAPEGSTIGYTSTSAKIIEKIYQDIPEIERYFVVAGYPVVSQIISFSRLKPWEERSRKQQSIVQALFPQFFSIPDILAFPINPASLGQSAIERPVQFVIKSLTSYEHLDKVVTQVLKKARTSPALVNMDCDLKLNQPQLSILLDREKINNMGAEVGAIGRTLETLLGGKKATRFKQDGKQYDVIVQISDNDRLTPQQINNIFVRNKNGTMTHLSNLVKIKETVAPKDLNRFNQLRSATISATVGEGYSLEQALKILEEATLSLGDKEIQIDYAGESREFKESSKEIYFIFFLALIFIYLVLAAQYESFRDPFIIIFSVPLSTFGALLAMKLNGITLNIYSQVGLVTLVGLVTKHGILIVEYANHIRLQGKNRIEAVCEAASLRLRPILMTTGAMVLGAVPLAFASGAGGESRNAIGWVIVGGLTIGTFFTLFIVPIAYTYLAAPHLKKEIDET from the coding sequence ATGAAACTTCCAGAGCTTTGTATTCGCCGCCCTGTCTTAACACTCGTTTTAAACTTCTTGATCTTATTAGTCGGAAGTATTTCATATACTCGACTTGCCGTTCGAGAATACCCAAATATAGATGAACCTGTTGTGACTGTTGAAACAATTTATCAAGGTGCCAGTGCTGAAATTATTGAAAGCCAAATTACACAACCTCTTGAGGAAACCTTAGCAGGAATCGATGGTTTAAATATTTTGACCTCAATCAGTCGTCCAGAAATAAGCCAAATTACCTTACGTTTCCGGATCACAAAACCTCCTGAAGCGGCCGCAAATGATGTCCGTGACAGAGTAAGTCGCAGTCGCAATAAACTTCCAGATGGCATCGAAGAACCCACCATCGCAAAAGTAGAAGCAGATGCACAACCAATCATTTATCTCGCTTTTTCAAGCGACCGCTTTAGCCCTTTGCAAATCTCTGATTATGCAGATCGTTATGTAAAACCACGCCTTCAAAATATTGATGGCATTTCTGAAGCGCGCTTAATAGGCGAACGTAAATATGCTATGCGTATTTGGTTAGATCCCCTAAAATTAGCCGCTCTAAAATTAACGCCTGATGATGTTATTGCGTCTTTAAGCTCCCAAAACCTTGAGGTACCTGCTGGACGCATTGAGAATACAAAAAGAGAATTCACCGTCCTTGTAAATAGTGACCTTGCGACACCAGATCAATTTAATAAATTAGTCCTCAAAAATATCAATGGCTTTGCTGTCACCTTAAAAGATGTTGGTTATGCACAATTAGGGCCCGAAGATGAACGTATTATCGCGCGCTTCATGGGGAATCAAGCGATTGCAATTGGCATCGTAAAACAAGCAACCGCCAATCCTCTTACAATTTCTCAAGAGGTTCAAAATGCTCTTCATACCTTAAGAACTCTTCTTCCTGAAGGCATGCATGTCGATGTGGCCTATGATACTTCAGTCTTCATTGATCGCTCGATTAAGGAAGTTTATAAAACAATTTTAGAAGCTGTTATTCTTGTTGTGCTTGTCATTTTCCTTTTCTTGAGAAATTTTAGATCCATCTTAATTCCTCTCGTGACAATTCCCATCTCTCTTATTGGGGCTCTTACATTGATGTATATGTTTGGCTTTACAATTAATACGTTGACGCTCCTGGCAATTGTTCTCGCTATAGGCCTTGTCGTAGATGATGCAATTGTTATGCTTGAAAATATTTATCATCATATTGAAAAAGGGATCTCGCCTCTTAAAGCGGCTCTTATTGGAAGTCGTGAAATTACTTATTCTATTATTGCGATGACGATCACTCTTGCCGCTGTTTATACACCGATGGCCTTTTCTCAAGGACGCACAGGAAAGTTATTTATTGAATTTGCTTTAACCCTCGCAGGTGCCGTTCTTGTCTCTGGCTTTGTGGCGCTAACACTTTCCCCGATGATGTGCTCACGTTTACTTCATCAAATAAAAGATGAAGGTAAATTTTCACTCTGGATTGAGAATCATCTCCAAAAATTAAGAAATTCCTATGAAAAATGGCTTTTAATTTCTGTCAATCATCGAGCATATGTATTAGGGATTGCTGGCGCCATTTTTATTGGATGTGGTGTATTATTCCATATGACTCCTTCAGAACTCGCGCCCCTTGAAGACCGAGGCACAATTATTGGGATAGGCGTTGCCCCTGAAGGATCAACAATTGGTTATACGTCAACGTCCGCTAAAATAATCGAAAAAATTTATCAAGACATCCCTGAGATAGAACGTTATTTCGTTGTCGCAGGATACCCTGTTGTTTCACAAATTATTAGTTTTTCTCGCTTAAAACCTTGGGAAGAGCGCTCACGGAAACAACAAAGTATTGTTCAAGCTCTCTTTCCTCAATTTTTTTCTATTCCAGATATTCTTGCGTTTCCTATTAATCCTGCCTCTTTAGGCCAGAGCGCCATAGAGCGCCCCGTACAATTTGTTATAAAATCTCTCACGTCGTATGAACATCTCGACAAAGTTGTTACGCAAGTCCTTAAAAAGGCACGAACCTCTCCTGCACTTGTGAATATGGATTGCGATTTGAAACTGAATCAGCCCCAATTAAGTATACTTCTTGATCGTGAGAAAATTAATAACATGGGAGCAGAAGTTGGCGCTATTGGCAGGACACTAGAAACTCTTTTAGGTGGGAAAAAAGCCACTCGCTTTAAACAAGATGGAAAGCAATATGACGTGATTGTCCAAATTTCAGATAACGATCGCTTAACGCCACAACAAATTAATAATATTTTTGTGAGAAACAAAAATGGTACCATGACTCATTTATCAAATCTTGTAAAAATAAAGGAAACTGTCGCCCCTAAAGATTTAAATCGCTTTAATCAACTTCGTTCTGCAACAATTTCTGCCACAGTTGGTGAAGGTTATTCTCTGGAACAAGCCCTTAAAATTCTTGAAGAAGCTACTTTAAGTTTAGGAGATAAAGAAATTCAAATTGATTATGCCGGCGAATCCAGAGAATTTAAAGAATCAAGTAAAGAAATATATTTTATCTTCTTCCTTGCTCTTATCTTCATTTATCTTGTATTAGCTGCGCAATATGAAAGTTTCCGAGATCCCTTTATTATTATTTTTTCGGTTCCTCTTTCAACCTTTGGAGCCCTTTTAGCTATGAAATTAAATGGGATCACCCTTAATATTTATTCTCAAGTTGGTCTTGTAACGCTGGTGGGTCTTGTCACTAAACATGGTATTCTTATTGTTGAGTATGCTAACCACATTCGATTACAAGGAAAAAATAGAATTGAGGCTGTTTGCGAAGCTGCAAGTCTACGCTTAAGACCTATTTTGATGACGACAGGAGCGATGGTGCTCGGAGCTGTTCCATTAGCATTTGCGTCTGGTGCTGGCGGTGAAAGTCGAAATGCGATTGGTTGGGTTATTGTCGGAGGACTCACAATAGGCACGTTTTTCACGCTTTTTATCGTTCCAATCGCTTATACTTATCTTGCAGCTCCTCATCTAAAAAAAGAGATAGATGAGACTTGA
- a CDS encoding efflux RND transporter periplasmic adaptor subunit — protein MKFDIKNLKYSIISMGMLFIIIATSLYKFILPSFFNKNNHTHSGMMATLVSAQKPIIQDVMDIAEAVGTVRADESVIIRPEIAGKIVSFNFQEGELVKAGTVLITLDSEMFKAQLAQAEANLALSKINTWRAASLLKKNFGKRSDHDEANTKLKINEAQVTFEKARLDKTALIAPFDGIIGLRKFSLGDYIQIGQDLVNIEKIDPIKVDFTLPEIYATQLKSGQEIELEAPALLDQKFKGQVYAINPHIDEDGRNLCIRAHLENSNLTLKPGMFVKVKIILGTRKNSLIIPEEALIPSHDSVSIFKIIDQKAQLIKIKTGLRQKGMIEVLEGIKADDLIITAGHNKLAPGMHVSLEKAPGASS, from the coding sequence ATGAAATTCGACATCAAGAATTTAAAGTATTCAATTATTTCTATGGGTATGTTGTTTATCATCATCGCGACTTCCCTTTACAAATTTATTTTACCTTCTTTTTTTAATAAAAATAATCACACACATTCAGGGATGATGGCCACTCTGGTCTCCGCTCAAAAACCTATCATTCAAGATGTCATGGATATTGCTGAAGCTGTAGGAACGGTGCGAGCAGATGAATCTGTTATTATTCGCCCGGAAATCGCAGGAAAAATTGTTTCTTTTAACTTCCAAGAAGGTGAACTTGTTAAAGCAGGAACAGTCCTTATCACCCTGGATAGTGAGATGTTCAAAGCGCAACTTGCTCAAGCCGAGGCCAATCTTGCTTTAAGTAAAATCAATACATGGCGAGCCGCCTCCTTATTAAAGAAAAATTTTGGAAAAAGAAGTGATCATGATGAAGCCAATACAAAACTTAAAATTAACGAAGCCCAAGTCACTTTTGAAAAAGCCCGCTTAGATAAAACAGCTCTTATCGCCCCTTTTGATGGCATCATTGGGCTTAGAAAATTCAGCCTAGGCGATTATATTCAAATAGGGCAAGATCTTGTGAACATTGAAAAAATTGATCCGATTAAAGTAGATTTTACGCTCCCTGAAATTTATGCTACTCAGTTAAAATCAGGGCAAGAAATTGAATTAGAAGCACCAGCTTTGCTTGATCAGAAATTTAAAGGACAAGTTTACGCTATTAACCCCCACATCGATGAAGACGGTCGGAACCTTTGCATCAGAGCACACCTTGAAAATTCTAACTTAACCTTAAAACCTGGTATGTTTGTGAAAGTGAAAATTATCTTAGGAACGAGAAAAAATAGCTTAATCATTCCTGAAGAAGCCCTCATTCCTAGTCATGACAGTGTTTCTATCTTCAAAATCATTGATCAAAAAGCCCAATTGATAAAAATTAAGACCGGCCTTCGTCAAAAAGGAATGATTGAAGTCCTTGAAGGAATCAAAGCAGATGATCTCATTATTACTGCTGGTCATAATAAACTTGCTCCAGGCATGCATGTATCTCTAGAAAAAGCCCCAGGAGCTTCTTCATGA
- a CDS encoding prepilin peptidase has translation MVLVFIIGLAFGSFANVLIRRLPRNDLNLWAHSHCFNCTHHLRYLELIPLISWCLQKGRCKHCNHPISLLYPLLEGITAISFVVCFKISSSLLTAFLLSLLSYLFILVIVIDLREKLILDSMNILIALTILCLHVINFKNVPLNFSSLLATVVIALGLKIAFSRIKNVHALGDGDIKLMSALSLGLDVDQLPLWFILSGKV, from the coding sequence ATGGTTTTAGTTTTTATTATTGGACTCGCATTTGGAAGCTTTGCCAACGTTCTCATTAGAAGACTTCCACGGAATGATCTTAATTTATGGGCCCACTCTCATTGTTTTAATTGCACCCATCATCTTCGTTATTTAGAACTCATTCCCTTGATCTCATGGTGCCTACAGAAAGGCCGATGTAAACACTGTAATCATCCAATATCTTTGCTCTATCCCCTCTTAGAAGGGATCACGGCTATAAGTTTTGTAGTTTGTTTTAAAATCTCATCGAGTCTCTTAACGGCTTTCCTTCTATCTTTGTTAAGTTATCTTTTTATCCTTGTCATTGTGATTGATTTGAGAGAAAAACTCATTCTAGATTCAATGAATATTTTAATTGCCCTAACAATTTTATGCTTACACGTTATTAATTTTAAAAATGTTCCTTTGAACTTTTCTTCACTTCTCGCGACGGTAGTTATTGCATTAGGGCTAAAAATAGCGTTTTCCAGAATAAAGAATGTTCATGCCTTAGGAGATGGAGATATCAAGCTCATGAGCGCTCTATCTTTAGGATTAGACGTAGATCAACTTCCTTTGTGGTTTATACTCTCTGGAAAAGTTTAG
- a CDS encoding DedA family protein: protein MIEFFTTHGPWLAYVILFLGSLVEGESIVLTASFLAYTGFLSLPMVMAIAFVATLFADQTLFYVGRFYGPGLLERHPKLKEKSKRIFALLHKYNTPFILGFRFVYGIRTASPLIIGASGVDIKRFTLLNFLAAVIWTVISCLGGYLLGYLFADVIEEVIHKVGHYQKIAFLSVGSLLVIVLGIFYGRKKWREKN, encoded by the coding sequence TTGATTGAATTTTTCACGACACATGGTCCTTGGCTTGCGTATGTAATTTTATTTTTAGGATCTTTAGTCGAGGGTGAGTCCATTGTTTTGACAGCAAGCTTTTTAGCGTACACTGGATTCTTATCTCTTCCTATGGTTATGGCAATTGCTTTTGTTGCAACTCTTTTTGCGGATCAAACTTTGTTTTATGTCGGAAGATTTTATGGACCTGGGTTGTTGGAGAGACATCCCAAGTTGAAAGAAAAATCGAAGCGTATTTTCGCCCTTCTCCATAAATACAATACCCCATTTATTTTAGGGTTTCGGTTTGTGTATGGTATTCGAACGGCAAGCCCTCTCATCATAGGGGCGTCAGGGGTAGATATTAAACGTTTTACGCTGTTGAACTTTTTGGCCGCCGTGATTTGGACCGTTATAAGTTGTTTAGGAGGATATTTACTCGGTTATCTTTTTGCTGACGTGATCGAAGAAGTTATCCATAAAGTTGGGCATTATCAAAAGATTGCATTTTTGAGTGTAGGAAGTCTTTTAGTTATAGTTTTGGGGATTTTTTATGGGCGAAAAAAATGGCGCGAAAAAAATTAA
- a CDS encoding secretin N-terminal domain-containing protein codes for MRHYFATLVVFLGLPACKMSEYYSPYDKVTKLHPSEYESKLIEESSVQKSTYIPIVSKKTNENIPPALKKKVTLSITETIKLKDIFMQIAHQAKVDIALDPLIKGGINFQVYNKEVIEVIREICAIAHLRYKICNNILRIELDYPYLKNYNVQFLSLSRANQNRISIATDVFTAVDSRKAELDNGSNTLLETETKTDFWEEVENTLATILMPENKQEDQVEPSYAIHKQAGLISIFTTEAQHLQVEKYLQLLSENTVSQVLIEAKVVEVLLKDEFRSGINWNILKEKFVLQAPLGRLGTPGIFKPETSIQKEVWTVGARGPELTSLLHFMKKFGTVRTLSSPRLTVMNNQSAILKVATNHVFFRIDYNRDYGYDSRREHEYVSSEVQTIPIGLVMVVHPAINLENNSITMALRPTISRIVNEKQDPAVAIVSQQQQQSLVPEVQVRELDSVVHMKSGEIAVMGGLMEERSDNEQTSLPGITETVEDLKIPFFDFLFKSKNDQRVVSELIIFLRATIIHNGKEEEILTSTVMPADQTVYETFAKDPRAFSFKKS; via the coding sequence GTGCGTCACTATTTCGCGACCCTTGTTGTCTTTTTAGGGCTTCCAGCTTGTAAAATGTCTGAATATTATTCACCCTATGACAAGGTAACAAAGTTACATCCTTCTGAATATGAGAGTAAACTTATAGAAGAAAGTTCTGTTCAAAAAAGCACTTATATTCCAATTGTATCTAAAAAAACGAATGAAAATATACCTCCTGCTTTAAAGAAAAAAGTAACGCTTTCGATAACAGAAACAATAAAATTAAAAGATATTTTTATGCAAATTGCGCATCAAGCAAAAGTAGATATAGCGCTTGATCCTCTTATTAAAGGAGGGATTAATTTCCAAGTCTATAATAAAGAAGTAATTGAAGTGATACGTGAAATATGTGCAATTGCACATCTCCGTTATAAAATCTGCAACAATATTTTGAGGATAGAATTAGATTATCCTTATTTGAAAAATTATAATGTCCAATTTTTATCATTATCACGTGCAAATCAGAATCGTATTTCAATAGCGACAGATGTTTTTACGGCCGTTGATAGTCGGAAAGCAGAGCTTGATAATGGCTCTAACACGCTTCTTGAGACAGAAACTAAAACAGATTTTTGGGAGGAAGTAGAAAATACATTAGCAACAATATTAATGCCTGAAAATAAGCAAGAGGACCAGGTCGAACCCTCTTATGCTATTCATAAACAAGCTGGCCTTATTTCAATTTTTACAACTGAAGCTCAGCATCTTCAAGTCGAGAAATATTTGCAACTCTTAAGTGAAAATACCGTTTCTCAAGTCCTTATTGAAGCTAAAGTTGTTGAAGTGCTTTTAAAAGATGAATTTAGAAGTGGCATTAATTGGAATATCCTTAAGGAAAAATTTGTTCTGCAAGCCCCTCTAGGAAGATTGGGGACACCTGGTATTTTTAAGCCAGAAACCTCGATACAGAAAGAGGTTTGGACAGTTGGCGCAAGAGGACCAGAGCTAACAAGCCTTTTACATTTTATGAAAAAATTTGGAACTGTCAGGACTCTTTCAAGTCCACGTTTAACAGTAATGAACAATCAATCGGCAATTCTCAAAGTTGCGACAAATCATGTTTTTTTTCGAATAGATTATAATCGTGATTATGGATATGACTCTCGTCGTGAACATGAATATGTTTCAAGCGAGGTTCAAACAATACCTATCGGCCTTGTGATGGTTGTTCATCCTGCTATCAATCTTGAAAATAACTCAATCACGATGGCTTTGAGGCCCACAATTTCGCGGATTGTTAATGAAAAGCAAGATCCAGCAGTAGCAATTGTTTCACAACAACAACAGCAATCACTTGTTCCTGAAGTTCAAGTGCGAGAACTTGATTCTGTTGTTCATATGAAGTCGGGTGAAATTGCTGTGATGGGGGGATTAATGGAAGAACGTTCAGATAATGAGCAAACAAGCCTTCCTGGCATCACAGAAACAGTTGAAGATTTGAAGATACCTTTTTTTGATTTTTTATTTAAAAGCAAAAATGATCAAAGAGTTGTTTCGGAGTTGATAATTTTCTTGCGAGCAACAATCATTCATAATGGAAAAGAGGAAGAAATTTTAACATCGACGGTTATGCCAGCAGATCAAACCGTATATGAAACTTTTGCAAAAGATCCTCGAGCTTTTTCATTCAAAAAATCCTAA